From the genome of Paraburkholderia largidicola:
GACGCTGCTGCCGGGGCGCATCGAATGGCGCACGTCGTTCTGGCCGCTGTTCACGGGCCGCGTACACATGCAGATGCTGCAAAGCCAGGCGATGCCCGACGCCGTTACGGTCGATGCCACCCTGCGCAGCGCGACGCTGTCGGGCGGCAGCATCGCCGTGCCGGCGGCGTTGCTCGCGGGCCTCGGTGCGCCGTTCAACACGCTGGATCTGCAGGGCGACGTGCGGCTGACCTGGACCGACTGGCGCAGCTTCAATCGACAGGCATTCGGTCAGTTGATCGTGACGCTGAACGACATGAGTTCGCGCGTATCGCGCGTGAAGCCGCTCGGGTCGTATCGCGTGGTGTTTCAGGCGCAGGGCGGATCGGGCAAGCTCGATCTGTCCACGACCAAGGGGCCGCTGCTGCTGAACGGTCACGGCACCCTCAGCGAGGCGTCGACATCGTTCATGGGC
Proteins encoded in this window:
- a CDS encoding type II secretion system protein N; the protein is MSFWMRRLRAALPWIAVALIANVVVLLVMAPAAWVTPQFAKATQGHVNLVEPTGSLWHGSASLMLAAGPGAESATLLPGRIEWRTSFWPLFTGRVHMQMLQSQAMPDAVTVDATLRSATLSGGSIAVPAALLAGLGAPFNTLDLQGDVRLTWTDWRSFNRQAFGQLIVTLNDMSSRVSRVKPLGSYRVVFQAQGGSGKLDLSTTKGPLLLNGHGTLSEASTSFMGTASTTPDSVDNLAGLLNLLGRPTGPGQVALTFVH